From the Desulfovibrio sp. JY genome, one window contains:
- a CDS encoding DUF721 domain-containing protein translates to MLHRLSEAIDRFVADKEAAHRRAFVETCRRWELIVGPETAELVRPLGHRRRELLLGATDPVAMQEMVFAAPEILSLVNAALGQEAFDKVRFDLLGSQISLDALRGVPPRFSTPLPTRPEGLGRLLGTFDPESPVGRCYAKYVAYFEAGPKPSGKTRHGGRTKAGGTA, encoded by the coding sequence ATGCTGCACCGCCTGTCCGAAGCCATCGACCGGTTCGTGGCCGACAAGGAAGCGGCGCATCGACGCGCGTTCGTGGAAACGTGCCGCCGCTGGGAGCTGATCGTCGGCCCGGAAACGGCGGAGCTGGTGCGCCCGCTGGGCCATCGCCGGCGGGAACTGCTTCTTGGCGCGACCGATCCGGTGGCCATGCAGGAGATGGTGTTCGCGGCCCCGGAAATTTTATCCCTGGTCAATGCCGCCTTGGGGCAGGAAGCCTTTGACAAAGTGCGGTTCGACCTGCTAGGTAGCCAAATTTCCTTGGATGCGTTACGGGGAGTCCCCCCGCGTTTTTCCACGCCCCTGCCTACACGGCCGGAAGGCCTGGGCAGACTTTTGGGGACTTTTGATCCGGAAAGCCCCGTTGGGCGATGTTATGCCAAGTATGTTGCGTATTTCGAGGCCGGGCCGAAGCCGTCCGGCAAGACCCGTCATGGTGGCCGTACCAAGGCTGGCGGGACGGCATAA
- a CDS encoding YafY family transcriptional regulator, translating into MRRLDRLLSLILFLQSRRFATAASMAEHFGLSQRTIYRDMKALAEAGVPVLAEAGVGFSLMRGYLLPPVNFSEEEAFALATGGMLLERTAASSLSTHVSSALQKIRAVLPPVRREELANLMRGMGSTAATPPPAWQPDLALIQKALVRCRPLRLRYQGHGKTDAEERVVEPMGLLYYLGRWHLIAWCRVRQGLRDFRIDRMHEAEMLGERFVPRSNFDPAAYVRENMPRPLLRARVRFHPEAVDRARREWWLGVDEDRLQAQDGDTVLNLSTVGWDHLASWLLTFGPMATVVEPAALRERVAALAEAAARHHRNEPPAT; encoded by the coding sequence ATGCGTAGACTCGACCGCTTGCTCAGCCTGATCCTCTTCTTGCAATCCCGCCGCTTCGCTACTGCCGCGTCCATGGCTGAGCACTTCGGACTGAGCCAGCGTACCATCTACAGGGACATGAAAGCCCTGGCCGAGGCCGGCGTGCCGGTACTGGCCGAGGCCGGGGTCGGCTTCTCCCTCATGCGGGGCTATCTGCTGCCACCCGTCAATTTTTCCGAAGAGGAAGCTTTCGCCCTGGCGACTGGCGGCATGCTCCTCGAACGCACAGCGGCATCGTCCCTTTCAACCCATGTGTCCTCAGCCCTGCAGAAAATACGGGCCGTGCTTCCACCGGTACGCCGCGAGGAGCTGGCAAACCTTATGCGCGGCATGGGCAGTACGGCCGCTACCCCGCCCCCGGCCTGGCAACCGGACCTCGCCCTGATCCAGAAAGCTCTCGTCCGCTGCCGACCCCTTCGCTTGCGCTATCAGGGCCACGGCAAAACGGACGCCGAGGAACGCGTGGTCGAGCCTATGGGGCTGCTCTACTACCTCGGCCGCTGGCACCTCATCGCCTGGTGCCGCGTACGCCAGGGACTGCGCGATTTTCGTATCGATCGCATGCACGAGGCGGAAATGCTCGGCGAGCGCTTCGTTCCGCGCAGCAACTTCGATCCGGCTGCATATGTGCGCGAGAACATGCCCCGCCCTCTCCTCCGCGCCCGCGTGCGCTTCCATCCCGAGGCCGTGGACCGCGCCAGGCGGGAGTGGTGGCTCGGCGTGGACGAGGACCGGCTCCAGGCGCAAGACGGCGACACCGTCCTCAACCTGTCCACCGTGGGCTGGGATCACCTCGCTTCCTGGCTGCTCACCTTCGGCCCCATGGCCACGGTGGTCGAGCCGGCCGCACTGCGGGAACGCGTCGCTGCCCTGGCCGAGGCTGCGGCCAGGCACCACCGGAACGAGCCGCCTGCGACCTAG
- a CDS encoding zinc-binding dehydrogenase, translating to MFAVYCEKPNDAEPLQALKVGERPEPEVTEGWVRVRVTHASLNRHDLFTLRGITGQATPIPFPMILGNDAVGRLDDGTEVVLYPLITDADRTDDETLDPGWHVLSEKVQGTFADYVVVPRRNALALPKGLSPLAASVLGTAWLTAYRMLCVKSGLRPGQTMLVQGTTGGVSTALIQMGCAAGMEVWATSRSEEGRELARRLGAYQVLVPGEGLPHRVEAVFDSVGTATWEHSLASVRRGGTVVTMGITTGRMVQLDLLPVIVNQLTIKGSIMGTRAEMLDLMNFVVRHGITPQIAQVLPMERAREGFAAMCAGRLGGKIILTR from the coding sequence ATGTTTGCTGTGTATTGCGAGAAACCAAACGATGCCGAGCCGCTTCAGGCTCTCAAGGTGGGGGAGCGCCCGGAACCGGAGGTCACCGAGGGTTGGGTGCGGGTGCGCGTCACGCATGCAAGCCTCAATCGCCACGACCTGTTTACCCTGCGCGGCATCACCGGTCAGGCCACACCCATCCCCTTCCCCATGATCCTTGGCAACGACGCCGTTGGCCGCCTGGACGACGGGACGGAGGTCGTTCTCTATCCGCTCATCACCGACGCCGACCGGACAGATGACGAGACGTTGGACCCGGGCTGGCATGTGCTGAGCGAAAAGGTCCAGGGCACCTTTGCCGATTATGTGGTTGTGCCGCGCCGCAATGCCCTGGCCCTGCCCAAGGGGCTCTCCCCGCTTGCCGCTTCGGTGCTGGGCACCGCCTGGCTGACGGCCTACCGCATGCTCTGCGTCAAATCCGGACTGCGTCCCGGGCAGACCATGCTGGTGCAGGGAACCACAGGCGGCGTGTCCACGGCGCTCATCCAGATGGGATGCGCTGCCGGGATGGAGGTATGGGCCACCAGCCGCTCCGAGGAGGGACGGGAATTAGCCCGCCGTCTTGGCGCGTACCAGGTCCTTGTCCCAGGTGAGGGCCTGCCGCATCGGGTCGAGGCAGTCTTCGACAGCGTGGGCACCGCCACCTGGGAGCACTCCTTGGCCTCGGTACGGCGCGGCGGCACCGTCGTGACCATGGGCATAACCACGGGGCGCATGGTGCAGTTGGACCTGCTGCCGGTCATCGTCAATCAACTTACCATCAAGGGCTCCATCATGGGCACCCGGGCGGAAATGCTCGACCTCATGAACTTTGTCGTCCGCCACGGCATCACGCCGCAGATCGCGCAGGTGTTGCCCATGGAGCGGGCGAGGGAAGGCTTTGCGGCCATGTGCGCAGGGCGGCTTGGCGGCAAGATCATCTTGACGCGCTAG
- a CDS encoding nuclear transport factor 2 family protein: MSIELPTAIAGYFTAANAHDATAMLRFFTQEAAVIDEKEERRGHAAIGAWEKETYEQYQPHAEPVSVQRLGEEVVVMAAVSGNFAGSPVTLRFAFRLTGGMIGRLEITVP; the protein is encoded by the coding sequence ATGTCCATCGAACTGCCCACTGCCATCGCCGGTTACTTCACGGCGGCCAACGCCCACGACGCCACGGCCATGCTGCGCTTTTTCACCCAGGAAGCGGCTGTCATCGATGAAAAAGAGGAACGGCGTGGCCATGCGGCCATTGGCGCCTGGGAAAAGGAAACCTACGAACAGTACCAACCGCATGCGGAGCCCGTCTCCGTCCAACGGCTGGGAGAAGAAGTCGTGGTCATGGCTGCTGTTTCCGGCAACTTCGCCGGCAGCCCCGTGACCTTGCGTTTCGCATTCCGGCTCACCGGGGGGATGATCGGTCGACTGGAGATCACCGTACCGTAG
- the gltA gene encoding NADPH-dependent glutamate synthase, producing MCAAAPSDGNGKRMPRTPMPEQLPRVRVGNFDEVALGYSREMALAEASRCLRCKKPACVSGCPVGIDIPGFIAALAAGDITAAYGVIRKTNSLPAVCGRVCPQESQCEAACILGKKGEPVAIGRLERYVADTFMASDACETLTGAPACPPGLDGLRVACIGAGPAGLTVAGSLAAQGIGVDVYEALHEPGGVLVYGIPEFRLPKAVVRREIEAMTAMGVRFYTNWVGGRTIDVQDLLDSGYKAVFIGVGAGLPVFLGIPGENHIGVFSANEYLTRVNLGRAYAFPEWDTPVYPGRRVVVFGAGNVALDSARTAARMGAERVSIVYRRTENEMPARLEELHHAKEEGIELMCLHAPLSFNGDPSGRLVSVVLQKMRLGEPDDSGRCRPLACEGQYCELPVDMAIVAVGTRANPLLPRTTPGLATNDRGYIVVNEETGETSIPNVFAGGDIVTGAATVISAMGAGRRAAASIANKFRQEPARG from the coding sequence ATGTGTGCCGCTGCTCCCAGTGACGGTAATGGCAAAAGGATGCCGCGCACGCCCATGCCCGAGCAACTGCCGCGTGTGCGCGTGGGGAATTTCGACGAGGTGGCGCTGGGCTACAGCCGGGAGATGGCCCTGGCCGAGGCGTCGCGGTGCCTGCGATGCAAAAAGCCGGCCTGCGTTTCGGGCTGTCCGGTGGGCATCGACATCCCCGGCTTCATCGCCGCCCTGGCCGCGGGTGACATCACTGCCGCGTACGGCGTCATCCGGAAAACCAATTCACTTCCGGCGGTCTGTGGCCGGGTCTGTCCCCAGGAGAGCCAATGCGAGGCCGCCTGCATCCTGGGCAAGAAAGGCGAGCCCGTGGCAATCGGCCGGCTGGAGCGCTATGTGGCCGATACGTTCATGGCCTCGGACGCCTGCGAGACCCTGACCGGCGCGCCGGCATGTCCGCCTGGGCTCGACGGCCTACGCGTGGCTTGCATCGGCGCCGGCCCGGCCGGGCTGACCGTGGCCGGCTCCCTGGCTGCCCAGGGCATCGGCGTGGACGTCTACGAGGCCCTGCATGAACCCGGCGGGGTGCTGGTCTACGGCATTCCGGAATTCCGCCTGCCCAAGGCCGTGGTGCGCCGTGAAATCGAAGCCATGACCGCCATGGGCGTGCGGTTTTACACCAACTGGGTCGGCGGACGCACCATCGACGTCCAGGATCTGCTGGATTCGGGCTACAAGGCCGTGTTCATCGGCGTGGGCGCGGGCTTGCCGGTCTTTCTCGGCATACCCGGCGAGAACCACATCGGCGTTTTTTCCGCCAACGAGTACCTGACCCGGGTCAATCTGGGCCGGGCTTACGCCTTCCCGGAGTGGGACACCCCGGTCTATCCAGGCAGGCGCGTGGTGGTTTTCGGGGCGGGCAACGTGGCCCTGGATTCCGCCCGCACGGCGGCGCGCATGGGCGCCGAACGGGTCTCCATCGTCTATCGCCGCACCGAGAATGAGATGCCGGCCAGGTTGGAAGAGCTGCACCACGCCAAGGAGGAGGGCATCGAGCTTATGTGTCTGCACGCGCCGTTGTCGTTCAATGGCGATCCATCGGGACGCTTGGTCTCGGTGGTGCTGCAGAAGATGCGCCTGGGCGAACCCGATGATTCCGGCCGCTGCCGCCCCCTGGCCTGCGAGGGGCAGTACTGCGAACTCCCGGTGGACATGGCTATTGTGGCCGTCGGCACTCGGGCGAACCCTCTTTTGCCCCGCACGACGCCTGGCCTTGCCACCAACGACCGCGGCTACATTGTCGTCAATGAGGAGACAGGTGAAACGAGCATCCCCAACGTCTTCGCCGGCGGCGACATCGTCACGGGGGCGGCCACGGTCATTTCGGCCATGGGGGCCGGTCGCCGCGCGGCTGCCTCGATCGCCAATAAGTTCAGGCAGGAACCTGCCCGGGGCTAG
- a CDS encoding sulfide/dihydroorotate dehydrogenase-like FAD/NAD-binding protein: MTNTIIRKRRLIPGQTSELVIKAPHIADKARPGNFVILRVCEKGERIPLTIADADATAGTITLVYLVLGKTTAHLDTLEAGDVLLDLCGPLGKPTDIHHREGAIVCVGGGTGIAAMHHIAKGHHQAGNRVIGIIGARTKDLLLFEEELRRVCAAVLISTNDGSYGRQGLVTELLEERLGDDSPVAEVLAVGPVPMMAAVSAVAARFSIPCLVSLNSIMLDGIGMCGACRVRVDGEVRFACVDGPEFDGARVDFKELAQRLNAFTTMEKRSYEEFKKHHVCRCSQ; this comes from the coding sequence ATGACAAACACCATCATCCGCAAGCGCCGGCTTATCCCCGGCCAGACCAGCGAGCTGGTCATCAAGGCTCCGCACATTGCGGACAAGGCCAGGCCCGGCAATTTCGTCATCCTGCGGGTCTGCGAAAAAGGGGAGCGCATCCCGCTCACCATTGCCGACGCCGATGCCACGGCTGGCACCATCACCCTGGTCTACCTCGTCCTTGGCAAAACCACCGCGCACCTCGACACCCTGGAGGCCGGCGACGTCCTCCTCGACCTGTGCGGTCCGCTCGGCAAGCCAACCGACATCCACCACCGCGAAGGAGCCATTGTCTGCGTGGGCGGCGGCACGGGCATCGCCGCCATGCACCACATCGCCAAGGGCCACCATCAGGCCGGCAACCGCGTGATCGGCATCATCGGCGCGCGCACCAAGGATCTGTTGCTCTTCGAGGAGGAACTGCGGCGCGTGTGCGCTGCAGTGCTCATCTCCACCAATGATGGGTCCTACGGCCGCCAGGGGCTGGTGACGGAGCTTCTGGAGGAGCGTCTTGGCGACGATTCCCCGGTGGCCGAGGTGCTGGCCGTTGGCCCGGTGCCCATGATGGCGGCGGTGTCCGCAGTGGCCGCCCGTTTCAGCATCCCTTGCCTTGTCAGTCTCAACTCCATCATGCTCGACGGTATCGGCATGTGCGGCGCCTGTCGCGTCCGGGTCGACGGGGAAGTCCGCTTCGCCTGCGTCGATGGCCCGGAGTTTGACGGCGCGCGCGTGGACTTCAAGGAACTCGCCCAGCGCCTGAACGCGTTTACGACCATGGAAAAAAGATCTTACGAGGAGTTTAAAAAACACCATGTGTGCCGCTGCTCCCAGTGA
- a CDS encoding AAA family ATPase, translating into MIGLYIGSTQGYSGKNLVTLALGQQFQREGKTIGYMKPVGAVPHKINNQIGDEDAHFMQQALGLSESPSLVSPVVITRDFHMRAFLEDCANLMPGIVDSYKKLSAGKDLMLVGGSGSFLYSGKYCGVDGVSVASAIGAKVLLVDRYIQEYNYDYLAAAKEALGDDLVGVILNDVPDHFREEAETLIVPFLKRRGVDVLGIVPHDPIMFAVRAGDLAHGLGGRMITTGGRTDNLVVNFLIGTMQVENFVTFFKRHKDVAILCGGDRADLQLVALEGGCAALILAGNLYPNDIILAKAEDKGVPVIVVRDDTFTVAKKMELILTREKLRDNSRIEHGSKLVLQAINMAALKRNLGF; encoded by the coding sequence ATGATCGGTCTCTATATCGGGTCCACGCAGGGATATTCGGGCAAGAACCTCGTCACGCTGGCCCTGGGGCAGCAGTTTCAGCGCGAAGGCAAGACCATCGGCTACATGAAGCCTGTCGGCGCCGTGCCCCACAAGATCAACAACCAGATCGGCGACGAGGACGCCCATTTCATGCAGCAGGCCCTGGGCCTGTCGGAGTCCCCTTCGCTGGTCAGTCCCGTGGTCATCACCCGGGATTTCCATATGCGCGCCTTCCTGGAGGATTGCGCCAACCTGATGCCGGGCATCGTCGACAGCTATAAGAAGCTCTCCGCCGGCAAGGACCTCATGCTGGTCGGCGGTTCGGGCAGCTTCCTGTACTCCGGCAAGTACTGCGGCGTGGACGGCGTATCCGTGGCCAGCGCCATCGGCGCCAAGGTCCTGCTCGTCGACCGCTATATCCAGGAGTACAACTACGACTACCTGGCCGCGGCCAAGGAAGCCCTGGGCGACGACCTGGTCGGCGTCATCCTAAACGACGTGCCCGACCACTTCCGCGAGGAAGCCGAGACGCTGATCGTGCCCTTCCTCAAGCGGCGCGGCGTGGACGTGCTCGGCATCGTGCCTCACGACCCCATCATGTTCGCCGTGCGCGCGGGCGACCTGGCCCATGGCCTGGGCGGCCGCATGATCACCACGGGCGGGCGCACCGACAATCTGGTGGTCAACTTCCTGATCGGCACCATGCAGGTGGAGAACTTCGTCACCTTCTTCAAACGCCATAAGGACGTGGCCATCCTGTGCGGCGGCGACCGGGCCGACCTGCAACTCGTGGCCCTGGAAGGCGGCTGCGCGGCGCTGATCCTGGCCGGCAACCTCTACCCCAACGACATCATCCTGGCCAAGGCCGAGGACAAGGGCGTGCCGGTCATCGTGGTGCGCGACGATACCTTCACCGTGGCCAAGAAAATGGAATTGATTCTGACGCGCGAAAAACTGCGCGACAACTCCCGCATCGAACACGGCTCCAAGCTCGTGCTCCAGGCAATCAACATGGCCGCCCTCAAGCGCAACCTGGGGTTCTAG